From a region of the Paenibacillus sp. R14(2021) genome:
- the kdpC gene encoding potassium-transporting ATPase subunit KdpC: protein MKMLMTAIRVSLFFMLLCGLIYPLVTTGAAQLLFPMQANGSLMEEGGVVKGSELLAQSVETPKLFHPRDSGAKYDPTASAGSNRAVATADYVKEMGDKVAGVKKNDPSLTDIPADLVTASGSGFDPDLSPEAAKAQVPRISKETGMSADDLNKLIDNLAKGRQLGIFGEPRVNVNDLNTELLKQIKL from the coding sequence ATGAAAATGTTAATGACCGCTATACGCGTTTCCCTCTTCTTTATGCTGCTGTGCGGCTTGATCTATCCGCTCGTCACGACCGGGGCGGCGCAGCTCTTATTTCCGATGCAGGCGAACGGCAGTCTGATGGAGGAGGGCGGCGTAGTGAAAGGCTCGGAGCTGCTGGCGCAAAGCGTAGAAACGCCGAAGCTCTTCCATCCGAGGGATTCCGGCGCCAAGTATGATCCGACGGCTTCGGCCGGCTCCAACAGAGCCGTGGCCACTGCGGATTACGTAAAGGAAATGGGCGATAAAGTCGCCGGCGTGAAGAAGAACGATCCTTCGCTGACGGACATCCCGGCGGATCTCGTAACGGCATCCGGCTCAGGATTTGACCCGGATCTCTCGCCGGAAGCGGCCAAGGCGCAGGTGCCGCGAATCAGCAAGGAAACCGGCATGAGCGCGGACGACCTCAATAAGCTGATCGACAATCTTGCCAAAGGCCGTCAACTGGGCATCTTCGGAGAACCCCGCGTCAATGTCAATGACTTGAATACCGAATTGCTGAAACAAATCAAGCTCTAA
- the kdpB gene encoding potassium-transporting ATPase subunit KdpB, with amino-acid sequence MAAARRKTLTTEIVLQASADAFKKLNPAVMIKNPVMFIVEVGTFITLLLSIKPDLFVASSAGRGYNIAVFFILLFTVLFANFAEALAEGRGKAQADTLRKTKSDTMAKLLQKDGKLKQVSSTELRKGDIVRVDAGEIIPTDGEIIEGLASIDESAITGESAPVIKEAGGDFSSVTGGTRVASDYIVVKVMTDPGESFLDRMISLVEGAKRQKTPNEIALTTLLAVLTMIFMLVILTMVPMAGYLNIKLDIATLIALLVCLIPTTIGGLLSAIGIAGMDRVTQYNVLAMSGKAVEAAGDINTLILDKTGTVTYGNRMASEFLPVLGIAPQEMTAAALLASVKDETPEGRSIVELAVKRGESQVERDYADAEIIDFTAETRMSGLNLASGAQIRKGAVDAMKRHVTAKGGSVPHDLDDIANKIAKAGGTPLALAIDNRIYGVIYLKDTVKPGLKERFAELRAMGIKTIMCTGDNPLTAATIALEAGVDDFIAEAKPEDKIAAIRKEQQEGKLVAMTGDGTNDAPALAQADVGLAMNSGTMAAKEAANMIDLDSDPTKLLSVVSIGKQLLITRGALTTFSISNDIAKYFAIIPAMFVLAMPQLQSLNIMHLYSPKSAILSALIFNAVIIPLLIPVAMKGVKYRAMSADRLLSRNVLLYGIGGVIVPFIGIKLIDLVLYGLHLA; translated from the coding sequence ATGGCTGCTGCACGCAGAAAAACATTAACGACAGAAATTGTCCTGCAAGCTTCGGCGGACGCGTTCAAGAAGCTGAACCCCGCTGTTATGATTAAAAACCCGGTGATGTTCATCGTTGAGGTCGGAACGTTCATCACCTTGCTGCTATCGATTAAACCGGACTTGTTCGTCGCTTCGAGCGCGGGCCGGGGGTACAATATCGCGGTATTCTTTATCCTGCTGTTCACCGTGCTGTTCGCCAATTTCGCCGAAGCGTTGGCGGAAGGGCGCGGCAAGGCGCAAGCCGACACGCTGCGCAAGACCAAATCGGATACGATGGCGAAGCTGCTTCAGAAGGACGGCAAGCTGAAGCAGGTCTCATCCACGGAGCTGAGAAAAGGCGATATCGTCCGCGTCGACGCGGGAGAGATCATTCCGACAGACGGCGAGATCATCGAAGGTCTCGCATCCATTGACGAGTCGGCGATCACGGGGGAATCCGCTCCGGTTATCAAGGAAGCCGGCGGCGATTTCTCGTCCGTAACCGGCGGTACGAGAGTAGCCTCTGACTATATCGTCGTCAAAGTCATGACGGATCCGGGTGAGTCGTTCCTGGATCGTATGATCTCGCTTGTCGAAGGCGCCAAGCGGCAGAAAACGCCGAACGAAATCGCACTGACGACGCTGCTTGCCGTATTGACGATGATCTTCATGCTCGTTATTTTGACGATGGTTCCGATGGCCGGCTACTTGAATATCAAGCTCGACATCGCAACGCTGATCGCCCTGCTCGTTTGTTTGATTCCAACCACGATCGGCGGACTATTGTCTGCGATCGGCATCGCGGGCATGGACCGCGTCACGCAGTATAATGTGCTTGCCATGTCGGGTAAAGCGGTGGAAGCGGCCGGAGACATCAATACACTTATTCTCGATAAGACGGGAACGGTCACCTACGGCAACCGGATGGCCTCCGAGTTCCTGCCCGTCCTTGGCATAGCGCCTCAGGAGATGACGGCAGCTGCGCTGCTCGCTTCGGTGAAGGACGAGACGCCTGAAGGCAGATCGATCGTTGAGCTGGCCGTTAAGCGCGGGGAGTCGCAAGTGGAAAGAGACTATGCGGATGCTGAAATTATTGATTTCACCGCGGAGACGCGCATGTCGGGGCTGAACCTCGCAAGCGGCGCACAAATTCGCAAAGGCGCCGTGGATGCCATGAAGCGGCATGTGACGGCCAAAGGCGGCAGCGTGCCGCATGATCTGGACGACATCGCGAACAAAATCGCCAAAGCCGGCGGAACGCCGCTCGCGCTTGCCATCGACAACCGGATCTACGGCGTTATTTACTTGAAGGATACCGTTAAGCCGGGACTGAAAGAGCGGTTTGCAGAATTGCGGGCCATGGGTATCAAGACCATCATGTGTACGGGTGACAATCCGCTCACGGCTGCAACCATCGCGCTTGAAGCGGGCGTCGACGACTTTATCGCGGAAGCGAAGCCGGAGGACAAGATCGCGGCAATTCGCAAAGAACAGCAGGAAGGCAAGCTCGTCGCGATGACGGGCGACGGTACGAACGATGCGCCTGCACTGGCGCAGGCCGATGTCGGCCTCGCGATGAATTCCGGTACGATGGCGGCGAAGGAAGCTGCCAATATGATCGATTTGGATTCCGATCCGACGAAGCTGCTGTCCGTCGTATCCATTGGTAAACAGCTGCTCATTACGCGCGGCGCGCTGACGACGTTCTCGATCTCGAACGACATCGCCAAATATTTCGCCATCATCCCGGCGATGTTCGTCCTTGCGATGCCGCAGCTGCAGTCGCTGAACATTATGCACCTGTATTCGCCGAAGTCGGCGATTCTATCGGCACTGATCTTCAATGCGGTTATCATTCCGCTGCTGATTCCTGTTGCGATGAAGGGCGTGAAATACCGCGCGATGAGCGCGGACCGTCTCCTGTCGCGCAATGTGCTGCTCTACGGCATCGGCGGGGTTATCGTGCCGTTCATCGGCATTAAACTCATCGACCTTGTGCTCTATGGGCTTCACCTTGCCTAA